The following proteins come from a genomic window of Macrobrachium rosenbergii isolate ZJJX-2024 chromosome 39, ASM4041242v1, whole genome shotgun sequence:
- the epsilonCOP gene encoding coatomer subunit epsilon, with amino-acid sequence MASQEVDELFEVKNSFFIGNYQHCINEAQKLQPSTPELRLERDVFLYRALIGQRKYGVVQSEIKASAPPPLQALKLLAQYFQSTSGRSSVVNELEAQLSKSVDLTNIALLVVAATIYSHEDNYEAALRVLNQSDALECRALMVQTYLLMERVDAARKELKTLQEKDDDATLTQMAQAWIHIATGGEKLQDAYYIFQELIDKNSSTAVLLNGQAACFLGQGKYEEAEGALQEALDKDPNNPDTLINLMVLAHHTAKPQEVASRYLAQLRDEHKTHKFVDSIVAKEEEFNRLMKQYAA; translated from the exons ATGGCCAGCCAAGAAGTAGACGAGCTGTTTGAGGTCAAAAACTCTTTCTTCATTGGAAATTACCAACACTGCATTAATGAAGCCCAAAAGTTACAG CCAAGTACTCCAGAATTGCGTTTGGAGCGAGATGTATTCCTGTACAGGGCACTTATTGGTCAGCGCAAGTATGGAGTTGTTCAGAGTGAGATTAAAGCTTCAGCACCACCCCCATTGCAAGCCTTGAAGCTGCTTGCTCAGTATTTCCAGTCTACAAGTGGGAG GTCAAGTGTGGTAAATGAATTGGAAGCACAGTTAAGCAAAAGTGTAGATTTAACAAACATTGCATTACTTGTTGTAGCAGCCACAATTTATTCCCATGAAGATAATTATGAGGCAGCACTTAGAGTACTGAATCAGTCAGATGCTCTTGAATG CCGTGCCCTCATGGTTCAAACATACCTGTTGATGGAGCGAGTGGATGCTGCTCGGAAAGAATTAAAGACTTTGCAAGAAAAGGATGATGATGCAACCCTCACACAAATGGCACAAGCATGGATTCATATTGCTACG GGCGGTGAGAAACTTCAAGACGCTTACTACATATTCCAAGAATTGATTGATAAGAATAGCAGTACAGCTGTCTTACTTAATGGGCAAGCAGCCTGTTTCCTTGGACAAGGAAAGTATGAGGAAGCAGAAGGAGCTCTTCAGGAAGCCCTGGATAAGGACCCCAACAACCCAGACACACTGATTAATCTTATGGTTCTGGCACACCACACTGCAAAACCGCAAGAG GTGGCTAGCCGATACCTGGCCCAACTCCGTGATGAACACAAGACCCATAAATTTGTTGATAGTATTGTAGCTAAAGAGGAGGAATTTAACCGGTTAATGAAACAGTATGCAGCCTAG